A single Penaeus chinensis breed Huanghai No. 1 chromosome 7, ASM1920278v2, whole genome shotgun sequence DNA region contains:
- the LOC125026848 gene encoding pro-resilin-like, with the protein MSLMVFALASLLAVASAKPDLSQSYQAPGSSFGGSAGAATFLRPAARPAINFGGASPAGTLAVSRPQYNFNYAVNDAFGNDFGHQEGRDGYNTQGFYYVQLPDGRLQRVTYTVNGDQGYVAQVTYEGVAQYPASQPSASYSPAPSYG; encoded by the exons ATGTCTTTAATG GTTTTTGCCCTGGCGTCCTTGCTGGCAGTCGCAAGTGCAAAGCCAGACCTTTCTCAGAGCTATCAGGCTCCAGGATCTTCCTTCGGTGGGTCTGCAGGAGCCGCCACTTTCCTCCGACCTGCTGCAAGGCCTGCCATCAACTTCGGAGGGGCTTCTCCAGCTGGAACTTTAGCTGTA AGTCGTCCCCAGTATAACTTTAATTATGCCGTCAACGATGCTTTTGGTAACGATTTCGGACACCAAGAGGGGCGCGATGGATACAACACTCAGGGATtctactacgtgcagcttccaGACGGTCGTCTGCAGAGGGTCACTTACACTGTCAACGGCGACCAAGGATACGTGGCTCAGGTGACGTACGAGGGAGTGGCTCAGTACCCTGCCTCCCAGCCGTCTGCCTCTTACTCGCCCGCACCCTCTTATGGTTAA
- the LOC125027494 gene encoding cuticle protein 19-like has protein sequence MLTTILICSVLVAAANARPESVPSHVAPSYQAPARPAPAYNAPAPDHDQIPAQYDFTYDAQDPYTGRNFGHQEVRDGYNTQGSYYVPLADGRVQKVTYYVDGDSGFVAEITYEGTATYPDPAPSYDPKPTYSQPTPAPTYS, from the exons ATGCTCACCACG ATATTGATATGTAGCGTCTTGGTGGCGGCTGCAAATGCGCGGCCTGAGTCAGTGCCTAGCCACGTCGCCCCCTCGTACCAGGCACCGGCCCGGCCCGCCCCCGCCTACAACGCCCCCGCGCCAGATCATGATCAG ATTCCAGCACAGTACGACTTCACCTACGACGCCCAGGACCCGTACACTGGCAGAAACTTCGGTCACCAGGAGGTCCGTGACGGGTACAACACCCAAGGCTCGTACTACGTTCCCCTCGCCGACGGCCGCGTGCAGAAGGTCACTTACTACGTCGACGGGGATTCAGGCTTCGTAGCTGAGATTACGTACGAAGGAACTGCCACCTATCCAGACCCTGCTCCTTCTTACGATCCCAAGCCTACTTATTCTCAGCCCACACCTGCTCCCACCTATTCCTAG